Part of the Nicotiana tabacum cultivar K326 chromosome 20, ASM71507v2, whole genome shotgun sequence genome, aaaaaaaaaaaaagtctggtgcactaagctcctgctatgcacatttctgcaagaggctatttccatGTCGtgacccgtgacctcctggtcatatGACAATAACTTTTCcattacgccaaggctccccttcaaacTGCTAAAAgtattcttttaaataaatggTGGTAATAGTTtcatatgttattttattttacataaGTGGTGGTGAGGCTCTCAACAAGTCATTTCATTAAGAATAATTtgggataaaaaaaattaataattttcaatAAGTGAAAGGTGATATTCTTCGTGAAACAAGCTAATATGGAAAGTGTGTCACATAATTTATGACAGAGATAGTAAATTactaagaaagtaaaataaaacTACTTCATGTCCACATAAATTTCTTGTACAGACATTTAATATTCTTAATCATAAGATTTTTGTCTAAACTACCCTTATTCTTTTCTTATATTCTACTTAATTAACATGCACTCTActaattggaatggtaataattTAATTACTTAAAAATGGCATTTTGttgttctaaaatataaaatattttggaACAAAACAGctacaaatattttaaattgaaGGGAGCAATAATTAAGTTTTAACTTAGCACCTCTAGAAGAAAGGAATAGATCTAGTACACCATGAGACTGATAGAGGATGGCCACTCTATTTTTCTGGATTTATCATTTATACTAGCATTGTTAAATGTGTTTATTCTGacggtgtatataacttaaatttttaCTACATTGAATCACACTTTCTTTTTTCTTGCTTTCAGGAGGAATGGGTAGTTTGTAGAGTGTTCCAAAAGAGTTCAACTGTGAAGAAACCACAGCCAACATCATCTTCTCCACAATCCCTAGAGTCTCCTAATTGTGACACTAACACAATAATTACAAATGAACTTGGAGATATTGAGCTACCAATAAATTTCAACTGCCTAGCCAATTCATCAAATGGGATGATTAGCAACAATATTTCCTTGCACAATTACAACAATGAGAACATGAATATGAACTTGGCTTCTAGCTTGTTAAACAGCTCTAATCTTTCGTCAGTAAATTCGTTGCTTTTTAGGGCATTACAGTTAAGGGGCTATCAACCAAGAGAAGCTACAACTACTACTCAAGATTACTCATTTATGCCACCTATACAAGGGAacgattttagttttaattttactAATATTGGGGGACCTTCTTCATCTATGGTGTTTGATAATTCTGTCCAGCAGCAAGAGACACAGGAGCAACCGTACAAATTGGACTCCAATATTTGGTGAAGAGCCGAGGAACGTAACTATGTACGTACGTTATAATTAGTCTTTAGTAGCACAACTAACTACAGCTTTGTAAAGGAGGAGTTGGAACCAACCAAGACTATTTGATGGAATTAATGCTTTTAGATATATTTTTACTGTCAAGTCCATAGGGTAAAAGTCTATGAGACAAAAATAAGTCAAAAACGTGGTAAATTTATGTTATTTAGTCTTTGATTGACATGGGAAAATCCCTAGTCTAGTACTTATATCTTTTTTTTACAATCATATCAAGGTTCCACATCTACGGTTGTAATTTGTGTGGTGGTGTTTGATTGAGcgcgaaatttaaaaaaaaataaaagaagaaagactTTCAAACTTGTAGTATAAGCAATTCACAGATATTTATTTGGCTATAATCATCTTATTGAGaataaaatgagaagtttaaagttaaactatttttaaataagaaaatataacattctttattagaaaaattaaaaaaatatggcaCATAAATTGAGACAAAGGGAGTAGCAGGGGCGGATTTATAGCTCCAATtatggggcacgtgaacccatggtGTCTCCTTCAAACTAGGTATTTTATGTAcgtatttttaaaaattagtcTAATATTGTCTTTTAGCACCCATTCTCGCAAAAGATTGAATGGTGCACTTGGTTGAATTTTGAGTTATTTACCTTGAGGAACAAGGATGAGTAGTAAATAATTCCAACATGAGAAAAAAGTCGGCGTTAACTCTCAAAGAGCTTCAATTATATATGAGAAATTATAAAGATTATCAAGTAATTACAAGTTATGTCTATCGATATGTAGTAACTCATAATTTGGTAAAATGCATGGTAAGTAATTAATTTGCTATTACATGTTAAATTATATTGATAATCTAAATCGCATACAAAATAGCTAGGTTGTGGCTATGTTTTAAATACATTAACACATTACAATGAATATTATGTTTCAACTAACAACTGCCCTAAAAGTGGCTAGTGGTGCACTTAGCCCTTTAATTTTTCCAATCGTAGTTTTACCAATGGAATAGAGAATTTCACTATATGCCCCATTTAAACTcaattcactactagaaatcagtTGATTTTCGTCCGCTATTTCCGACCGAAATTGatcgaaaattgaaaatttccgATCAAATTCTGACCGATTTTAATTGGACGGGAAAAAAATGGTCGCAAACGTGTGCCGACCACAATTGGTCGGAAATTTCTGACCGAAATTGGTTGGAAACTTCAAAGCGTTGACTGTCAAACCTCattttccgaccgaaatcggacggaaattattttaaaaaattaatttttaaattttcggccgaaatcggtcggaaatttcaGTAATCTGGAGAATTTATTTGAAATTTTCGACCGAATTCTGTCGGAAATTATGAATTTCTGGGGAAAAAAttaatttccgaccgatttcagtCGGAAATCTGGGTAAAAACTGGACAGAAAATGCCTGCTTTTAAGCTACACCACCTGCTAATTTAAGCCAATATACATCCTATAATGGCAGCTTACATTGCTGTCATTTAACCATAATTTAAAAACCCAACAAAATAACAACTAataactaacaacaacaacaacaacaaataaccaacaataacaactaataacaaccacaacaaccaataaccacaacaacaactactaaaatgttcaataacaaaataataataatataatcatcattcaaataaccaacaacaaaataTTGACAAGTTCAAAACTTTGTTTAACAATACACAACATTCAATGAGTTTTTTATGTAGCATTATCTCCATCTTCACTCCTAGGACCTTCATTGCCGGCACGTGGGGAAGGAGGAGGAGTCCGGGGAATGGGggaaagcaccactagcaagaagattggccagCTGACCTTGAAGGAGATCAAATTGTTCGGTCATCCTTTCTAATTGAACTTGAAGGGTATCAAATTGTTCGTCCCACCTTTCTAGCTGAACTTGAAGGGTATCAAATCTCTTCTTTTCTCTAGCCTTGGTCTCTTCAAGCCCTGCTGTCAGCTTTGCGATCTTCTGTTCCATGGACGGTATAGTCGAACTATCAATCGTCCTGAAACGATTTATTTGAAAGGTCGTATGCTATCCCCTTTTTAGGACCACCGACAATATCCAACCATATAATCTTCGCTTCTTCGTTTGAAATGGGCGGTCGCTCTCCTTGCTCATTCGGTGGCAAGCTTCGAGTGTACTCCTCCAAATTTATCTTGTAGcgaccctttatttagaagatagaaaattactaactatataatattataaacatttatagtagttatgaaacaTACATGTGTAGTCTCCGCCCGATCCTCGACCCATCTAGTTGGATCTGTCGGTGCCTTCTTCTTGCGAatgtgagtctccatgaagaactcatcatgaCTCATCTCCCTTCTCAatttttttccttcaaatatAATAAAACGTGTTAACAAAattaacatatataaatatagttcgatAAAAATAGACCGAAATATTCATTGTCTGGATATGTTGGATTTTAAAGTCCAAAATATTCACTCTCATATAATATTAGTCTTACATCTGTTCAATAAAACTTATTTTTTACTTTGACAATTATATATTCTTTTATCACATGACACTCTAATGACACTTCTCTATTTCaatgtatttagctattttaatTTTGTGCGTAAAATCTTCTTCTATCGCACTGCTAACAAGCCAAAACATTTGAATTTTTTGCATTTAGGCATTTCCCATCTAGCCTCACCTCAGCTTCACTCTTCCTATATTTAAGCTATATACATGGTTAATCAATAATGTATTACGGTCAGTTTCTCATGCATTGTTAGATTTCAGCTATAACTTGTTAGGAGAAGTACTATCAATTTCATAATATATAAGCGGAtgctactgtcacacctcctttttccgcccccgcgggagtcgtagggagttttttccaattaaaggacaatcgaaacgggatttgtttatttatttcagagtcgccacttgggagatttagggtgtcccaagtcaccaatttaatcccgaatcgaggaaaagaatgactctgtattacagtctacgaactagaaatccggataaggaattctgttaacctgggagaaggtgttaggcattcccgagttccgtggttctagcacggtcgctcaactgtcatattcggcttatttatctgattttaatacaattataaacttatgtgcaaattttatctttttaccgcttttatcattatatatatatttttttaaaatgtgaacatcgtttaaaaatatgtctttggattgcgtcacataaaatgcacccgcgatccggaacgtatttttatcaatgttttggatttggatttgggtcgcatgaaatgcacacccgagtttaagaaggtaagcttattaaaatgcgcgcctaaagcgactagcgtattattatttatgggcaagactgtggaattcactaaacagtccatcccgaattctaaacactcaattaaatatttattgaggggcccgcaattggtgcattttattgggcgaggctcatctcattttatttttaaaggacaatcctaaaatgcctacatttttctcttattaaatttgtctctacaaaataaaagagaaaatatcttaaatTATTTACATACTTTATAGATGGATtttgaatatgattcataaatctGAAATTGATGCAAACCGGACAGTCTGTTGCCACTGCGGGCCCAGGCCTAACGTGTATGACTTAAAACTAGACCTGGcccgtcttattcacatgttgctacctagttacattatacgaggcatgttctcagtttgtcaaattaaaaaaaaacttagcaatctaattttaatcctaaaccatttacatgctgaaattaaccaatattatttaactaaacaatattacTACccagttcctactagatggcctattcgtttgatgactcgacggagttactacaccatttgctaactacatgattctgattttttgcaagctaaataatttgtacatacaaataaaattcagaatataattaaaacaaatttagaatttcaactcttcatttttcgtattcatgcttcatatttcggattacaataaccagcgtgtcagttgtgtacctgatattggaagcaaaagaaaatgaagatgagaatcagcagcagtaataacaatatagcacagcaacaacagtccagcaacagtaacaacccacgaacagagtttgcaaaccagtggagcggtaatccaaaaacaaaagcttcaagctttgatgaaacaacaacaattaattctgatttcaaacaatgaaagaaagcagaagatttttcttttagtttttttttatttgaaagtttgaatatttttcggaatttttctctctcttaaatattcagctctttttttcttcctctctttatCTGTCCGTTTTTTTCTGTTCTCTCTTCTATTTCCGTCTTCTCTTATCTGTGTGTGTTCTCCCTCTAAATCAGATTCAAGACCTctatatatcccatcccataaatcttttaatcaattaaaatcaacccattttctctaccaaacccattatcttctcactcatccccattaccttaaataaatatatcacaccaccccattatattttgtcccccatgcccaacataaacaaatacaagattcccccacactaaaatttgtcttgtcccccctttatattaaacaactatatcacaacccaccccattacattttgtcccccatgcttaacataaagaatcaaaataatgttcaattaccaaactacccctccgaccttattgcaattaccattctacccccgaatgcaatacaatttaccaaattaccccatcagctctaaacactcaattaatcataactttaaccaaaatatagcccatatgaccaatttctacacaaattcaaacaacaaatcacatgaacatgatttcttcaacatttcaacaacaaatcacatgaacacaaattgaacaacaaagaacaactaaaatttgattgaacaatattttagaaacaaacaatcctattttcggattcaacaacaacaacaaacaagtatatttagatttctaaattcaataatattgaacttaaaatcaactctaacaatattacaaccaacaattcctatattaaacttaaacaagattatgagacaaattcaagaaataatcataaatgataaacaagaaatcaaaactatacaaatttcggattcaagaacaattaaacaaagtatggacatgaattaaatttattttgaacaaaaacaacatgacggattcaaatgattaaaccaacatacttccctatcacaactaaattcttttaggcaaataacaaaacaaaacctaagaagaaacaattatgaatttaaacttgaacttaacaatattaaccatttctggaaaatacataaaatacataaaacaaattgaggaaacaattaattaaacttcaatttgtatctaactaacattaaactaacaacatttacctaaacaataaaacaaacatgaaataaacatgaaaaattcacCAAATAATGAACAacacaaacatttgccgattttagattcgagaatatcaaaacgaaatacggacaaaataaaactcaaaatctactaaccggatcgaacgaactatgtacggactgttttgacgaacctcgaatgggaataaatctgtccggactcaacaACGAACTCAACGACGAGCTCACCTCCCTTTTAAACTTGATGAACTCAAAACGacgctcgacgacctcgactaaaactcgAATAAACGAAATGGTGGCAGCAGCATAGCTGAAACAAAATAAACTGCTCGTCGTGGCAGCAACGCAGCAAAACAAAGTGGGTTTGGACGTAACGAAGCAGGAGCGTCTGGACGTAGCGAAGCAGGAGGAGGGCGCTATGGTTTCTGCAACTTCACTGTAACAGGAAAGGGAACAGGTAATCTCGGTAAGAGGAGGAACGAGACTCACACACTATGTGTGAGGTGCAAGAAGGCACTCCGCAATGTTCCTCGCATATTCAAGACCGGTTTCAGAGAAGGGACTGAAGCAGCACCAAGGAAGAAGACAGCAGCAGCCATGTGCGATGGAGGTCGAAGCTAAGGCGGCAGCTACCATGGGTGTCGAGCTTCAAGCTCGACGCCGGAGAATACGAAACAGTAGCCATGGGGTCTGTTTGGATGTAGCAAAGCTGCTGGGCAGcgactgaagaagatgaagtagcGGACGACGACATGTTTCGTGGTGGAGCTTTGGTGTTGAAGGACTGTGGTTGTTTGGGGTTATGTCTGGCGGTGAGGGGTTGTTCGGAGGTGACGAACGTGGAGTGGGGTTTGCTTGGAAGCTTGGATGGCTGCGTGGGGGGGAGCATCCATGGCTGCTTGAGGTTGGGGGTCGTTTGGGGAGAAGACGAGAGAGAGGGGGGGCGGATGGGAttaattttagggttttcttcttccttttttttatttgttttgttttttgtaaaatgtaagataataggttgttgggttatggactgggtcgacccagttcgaaatggactgggtcgtttgggaagattgggtattttttgggcttgtgtcttgaatttgaagaagaggcccaattccgactttctttattttttgctctcttttcttcttttatttttctaaaactaaattataaaaatacttaaactattattaagaactaaattaagttataaaagcgcaaattaactcccaataataattaacgcacaattaagtaataattaagcataaaattgtatatttggacatttaaatgctaaaaatgcaaacgatgcctattttttgtaatttttattttttgtaaaacaaaattaattactaacaaatgtaggattaaatcctacatgcaaaatgcgacattatttgtatttttattattttaacaaataaacatgcacagacaaatacaaataattattcaaaatatcacaaaattgcacaccacggaaaattattttatttttgaattttttgggagtaattctcatattgggcaaaaatcacgtgcttacagctacgCATAGAGAAGTTCAATTAAATCTTTGGAACATCTTTTATAAGATTGTTGAATCTTAATTACTATAATTAATAGCAGAAAACTGAAATATGTAAATAGAATCCATAAGACACCAAAAAGCATGGAGTGTTTTATATGATTTTGCTGCTTCGTCACAAAAATTTTATTCTCATAATGTTGATAACACTATGTTGATATAAAGTCAATTGGACTGAATTTTATGattaatttgaaaaagaaaaattgggagatatataaatatagttcgatAAAAATAGACCGAAATATTTTAAGGAATCGCTATTGATTATGGTAAGATCTTATTCAATAGCCTCTTTATTCCTCTTGATCTTAGCTTCTTTGTCCTCTGGtgctttatttctttcaattgcCCGTCAATTTATCAAATTGTGACCCAATTTTCTACAATACTTGCAGTACTTAGGAATTCTTTCATACTCGAGTTTTTGAACAAATTCTTTTTGAGGAGCATTTTCATATACTTGTCCCGCATACACAGAATCTGGTTGTGGTTTTAACAAATCAATTTCCACTCTAACCTTAGCTACACTTGGTCTTGTTCTGCCCCTAGTCGCTAAGTCCATTTCGAGCGGACTTCCCACAGTGCTAAGCACTTGTTTTACATACTGCCATGTATGCATATGAAAAGGAAGGCCAAGAAGAAGAACCCAAATAGGAGCAATTGGGAGATCCTCCTCCAGCTTAAAATCCAGTGACCACTTCTAAAGCCACATCTGTTGTCCCTCAATCTATATAACTCGTTTGAACCAAGCCATGGAGAAATCTTCTTCATTATTGAAATCTAGAAACACATTGAAATTGTCATACACTCTAATTTTGGATGATCGTTTTAGAGAAATCAATTCCTTAAATTTAGACCTAATTTGATCTATTTGGGGCCGAGGTTTAAGAAATCTGCCAACCATAGTGAATCTGCATTCAGAAGCCATGATTCCATAGTAGTCTGACACTTTGAACATGATTGCCGACATACCATTGTGTGTGGTGTGTGTTGCAATTACAGAGTCTCGTTCATGGCGATTAGGGCACATAGTTGAATTTGGGGAGTTTGTAACTGTGGTTGCATAGGAGATGTTGCCTTCAATTACTTCAGTGGTTTGTTTCGCCTCTTTAATAGAAGCGTTTTGTCCATCCAAACGCGCCAAAATGGCGTCGTCCGGCGGGTCCATGGGGAGGAGCGTGTGATTTACTCGCTAAAAATATTACCGTTGGGAGTTGAGGCAGAgagagaaaattattttctatctTGTGTGGGTACTCCTAAAATTATAAGTAGGAAAGTTCACTTAGCTACAAAATATCGCACCCTATTTATTTGTGTACAACTGTACTAACTACTAACTAACTCATACATTACAACTATTTATTCATATAAATATACATCCGTGTATATACTCTCaatacccctccccccccccaagttGGAAGGGAGGGACTCACAATTAACTTGCCAAGTAAATTGCAATGTTCAATCTCTATTAGTGGCTTGCTGAATATATCTGTCAATTGCTCATGTGTAGAGTTGATTCCTCACAAAATGACAATCTATCTCTATGTGTTTGGTAGGTTCATGAAACATAGGATTCTTGGCTATATGGAAAGTTTCTTGTCTATCATAGAACATTGGATTAGGCAAGGCTAATGGGACTGTCAATTCTTCAAGCAATCTAACTAACCACACCAATTCACCCACAACTTGTCTTGTTGATCTGTATTCTGCTTCTGCCAAGGATAGTGAAATAGtagaatattttttggatttccaGTTGATAGGACAGTCACCAAGCAATACAATATATCCACCGACTAATTTCCTTGACTCAGGGCATGCAACCCAGTCTGAGTCACAAAAGGCTCTAACTCTATAGTCGTTGCTATTAGATAGGAAGATCCCTAGACTTGGATCACCTTTAAGGTATAATCAGTACATGGTATACCGCTTTTAAGTGTGGCTCCCTCGAATTCTACATGTATTGACTCAACACCACATCATTCTTGTACAACACATCTAATCCCAAGAAATAGTGCAATCTTCCCAGGTCTTTTATCTTGAAGGTTACTTCTAAATCAGTACCTGTGATCAGAATATCGTCCACATAGACAGCCACAAACACCACTTAAGCTCTATGTTTCTTGTGGATCAGTGAGTAGTCAAGTAAGTAGTGTGTGTATCATCTGGGCTGCAGTCAATTTCTCATACCATTGTTTGATTGCTTGCTTGAGTCCATATAAGGACTTATTCAGCTTACACACTAAGTTTGGTCTTTCCACAACAAGACCTGGAGGCACTTCCATATACACATCTTCATGGAGATCCCCATAATACATTGTTGACATCTAGTTGAAAGATCTTCCAGCCTTTCGTCACTGCTGCCCCAATTAAAGCCCTCACAGTAGTTATCTTTACAACTGGTGAGAAGGTTTCTGTATAGTCTATCCCTGCCTATTGAGTGTACTCCTTCACTATTAGTTTGGCTTTAAGTCTTTCTGTGCTCCCATATACCTTGTACTTCAACTT contains:
- the LOC107760450 gene encoding NAC domain-containing protein 20-like; translated protein: MEEKLPPGFRFHPTDEELITFYLTNKVSDFSFNARAIADVDLNKCEPWDLPAKASMGEKEWYFYSLKDRKYPTGLRTNRATEAGYWKTTGKDKEIFRGGVLVGMKKTLVFYKGRAPKGEKTNWVMHEYRLETRLGFKPSKEEWVVCRVFQKSSTVKKPQPTSSSPQSLESPNCDTNTIITNELGDIELPINFNCLANSSNGMISNNISLHNYNNENMNMNLASSLLNSSNLSSVNSLLFRALQLRGYQPREATTTTQDYSFMPPIQGNDFSFNFTNIGGPSSSMVFDNSVQQQETQEQPYKLDSNIW